In Williamwhitmania sp., the genomic stretch GACACCCAGTCCGAATTCCTGCAGTGGTTCCACTTCAGGCTTTTGGGTGCACAGGGTTACCCCTGCACAATTCACCTTGTAAACGCGGGGGAAACCTCCTACCCTGAAGGATGGGTAAACTACTACGCCTGTGCTTCCTACGACAGGAACACTTGGTTTCGAGTACCAACCACCTTCAACGGAAAGGAGCTTACCATAGAGATTACGCCCAAAGAAAACAGCATCTTTATCGCGTACTTTCCTCCGTATAGCTATGAGCGTCATCTGGAGTTGGTTTCCACTGCACAATCGGAGGATATTTGTGTGCTCGACTCCCTTGGCAAAACGCTGGAAGGTCGCGACATTGACTTCCTAACGCTGGGAGAATTTACCAAAGAGAAGCGCAAGGTTTGGATTATTGCCCGCCAACATCCGGGAGAAACCATGGCCGAATGGTTTATGGAGGGGCTCATCCACCGCCTACTCGACAGCGATGATCCTGTGTCGCGCCGATTACTGGAGCAGTGCACCTTTTTTCTTGTTCCCAATGCCAACATCGATGGCTCCATTCACGGCAACCTTCGCACCAATGCTGGCGGGGTGAACCTCAATCGGGAGTGGGGGAACCCTTCCCCGCTAACAAGCCCGGAGGTTTACTACATTATGCAGAAAATGAACGAAACCGGGGTAGACCTCTTTTTGGATATTCATGGCGACGAGGCCATCCCATACTGCTTTGCCTCTGGCATAGAGGGACTTCCAGGATACCACGGACGGCTTCAGATGCTGCAGGAACGTTTTATGGAGTTGTGGGAAGCCTTCAACCCTGATTTCCAAACCAAGCATGGCTACCCCAAAAACGAACCAGGAAAGGGCAACCTCAAAATAGGATCCAAGGCAGTTGCCCACCGGTTCGACTGCCTCGGGCTTACTATTGAAATGCCATTTAAAGACAACGCCAACTTACCCGATCGGGCATTTGGATGGAGTCCAGAACGATCTATCAAGCTTGGAGAATCTGTGCTCAACATCATCCTTCAAATTCAGAATGTACTACGATAGATGTTCTAAAACAAAAGACCCACAGAGTAATTTTCAGTGGGTCTGCTTTTATCTAATTACAATGCAATAGAACTAATTCAATTTTGGGCGTACAGCAGCAGCAATCTCCGCTGCTGTAGGTTCGTCCGAAGTGATTACCAACTTTGCAGTAGAGTAGTAGGGTTCGCGCAGCCTTAGCATCTCTTTGATATAGGCAGTAAGCTCATCCACCGATTTACCCCAGAGAAGCGGCCTATCAACCTTTGAATCAGCCAAACGATTCACAAGTGCTTCCACACTTACCTTGATGTAAATTGTAAGCCCCTTGGTGTTCATTGCTTCCATATTGTTGTAGAAGCAGGGAGAGCCACCGCCCGTTGCTACCACCAAACCATTCTGACTGGTCAAATCGAGGAGAATTTCATTCTCCACTTTTCGGAAATGCTCTTCGCCCTGAGTAACAAATATCTGACGAATGGTCTTCCCAGTTTGCAACTCTATGTGCTCATCCATGTCGATGTAGCGCATGCCCAGCAGTTCGGCGAGTTGCCTACCAAGGGTTGTCTTTCCCGAAGCCATAAAACCAACGAGGTATATATTCATAGTCGAAAGTTATGGCGGTTAATATAATACATTTTATTTATCGGACTAAATTTCCAACGACATTTGTGTTATTTCGCCCTGTTCCTCATCGTTACCACCTTCAGGAAGTGAGTCGGGAACCTCTGGTTCTGTAGCATCCACAGCAGCAACGGGCTCATCCTTTACCAATGGCTCCACAAACTTTGCTTCTCCCACAACGTAGGTGGTTAGCCTCTTTCCGCGCGCTCTAAAACTTTTAACACCGATAAATTCAGAAACGTCAACCAGTTCGTTCAGCCTGTGGGCATGAGCACCACCAAAGGTAATCTCCACCTGCGGCCACTTATCCACCGAGAGGGCAACAAGGTAAGAACCTTCGGCCTCGCCAACAAAACTCTGCGGTTTATCAATATTCTCAACCACAAATCGTTTGAGGTAAACAAACGACTGCTCCGCATCGAAAAATAGGACGGAGTATACCTTCTCGGAATCAAACTTTTCAATATGGATGAGGTCATCATCGTAGTGGTTGGATACGTCAAACGAGGTAACAGCATATATGCCCCGCTTGTAGAATACCACAATTCGATCGTTGGTTCCAAATTCACCAAGCGATGTACCTCTGCCGTCTGCATTTAGCCGCAGCACATCGGCATCGAACCAAATTTTCTGTCCGCCAAGCGTAGAAACACCCTTCTCCTTTACCTGAATTTTATGAATGGCGTAGCGACTAAAAATATTCCCAATGGAACTACGTCCCTTAATAGCTAGCTCGCTAAAGTCAAGATCAAGGATAGGTTTTTTGAGCTTAGGCCTTGGCTTTAGGAATACCTTCAACACCTCTGCTTCGCCATTGGGGTTCACGCTCATGTATAGAACCTGTGACCCGTCTGTACCTTTAGAGATATCGTACTCCTTATCGCGAGTTATCCCCGTAATGGCACATCGCTTAATCATAATAGCACCATTTCGCCCATCACGGTAAACCACGTTGTATATGGTTCGGGTATCGTTTCTCCTAAAAACACCAATATGGATAATATCCTTACCGAAGAACGACTTCTCCGCCACCTTGGCAATAATATACTTTCCACTCCGGAGAAAAACGATGATGTCGTCGATATCGGAGCAATCGCAAACGTACTCATCCTTCCTTAGGCCAATACCAAAGAATCCTTCCTCCCTGTTCACATATAACTTTTGGTTGGCCACCACCACCTGGGTTGCCTGAATGGACTCAAAGCTCCGGAGTTCAGTTTTTCGTTCCCTACCCTTGGAGTGCTTTTTCCTAATCTGTTCGTAGTAGGCAATGGTGTAATCTACCAAGTGCGCCAGGTGATTCTTTACCACCTTCATTTCGGCCTCAATACCCTTGATAAGTTCATCTGCCTTTTTAATATCGAACTTGGATATTTTCTTAACAGGTTTTTCGGTCAACTTCTCCACGTCAGAGCGGGTAATTTCCCTATTGAATTTTGGGCGAAAAGGATCAAATCCACGTTCGATAGCTACCAGAATATCCTCCCATGTTTCGGTATTCTTCTCCAGCTCTCGGTATATTCTCTCTTCGAAGAAAATCTTTTCAAGCGATGAAAAGTGCCACTCCTCCTCCAGCTCGAAAAACCTAATTTCCAACTCCCGCTTGAGCAAAAATTTGGTTTTTTCAGCAGTTGCCTTCAACATCATTTTTACCCCGTAGAAGTGGGGCTTATCATCCTCTATTACGCAGGAGTTTGTGGAAATCGAAATTTCACAGTCGGTGAAGGCGTAAAGGGCGTCAATAGTTTTATCGGGTGAGGTTTCCGCCGGTAGGTGAATCAGTATCTCAACGTTCTGCGCCGTGTTATCGTCGATCTTCTTTATCTTAATCTTCCCCTTGTCGTTCGCCTTTAAAATACTATCGATGAGCGTGGTGGTATTCTTACCAAAAGGTATTTCGGTAATAACCAAGGTTTTTTTATCCAGCTTACTAATGCGAGCTCTAACTTTTACCACTCCACCACGTACACCATCGTTATAGCGACCGCAGTCGGCAAGACCACCTGTAGGAAAATCGGGGTAAAGTTCAAAGTCCTCGCCCTTCAGGTAAGAAATGGAGGCATCGATGAGCTCGATAAAGTTGTGGGGTAAAATTTTGGAGGCAAGGCCTACGGCAATACCTTCCACACCCTGAGCCAATAGCAATGGGAACTTAACAGGTAGCGTCACCGGCTCTTGGTTTCTACCATCGTAGCTCTGCATCCACTCTGTGGTTTTTGGGTTAAAGACCACGTCGTTGGCAAACTTGCTCAGGCGAGCCTCGATATAACGAGGGGCTGCTGCGCTATCGCCCGTAAGGATATTTCCCCAGTTTCCCTGACTTTCAATGAGCAAATCTTTCTGGCCCAGCTGTACCAAGGCGTCGCCAATGGAGGCATCGCCATGGGGATGATACTGCATGGTGTAACCAATAATGTTCGCTACCTTGTTGAAACGGCCATCGTCGAGCCGTTTCATGGCGTGCAGGATGCGTCGCTGAACAGGCTTAAGTCCATCGTACACATGAGGCACGGCACGTTCAAGAATTACGTAGGAGGCGTAATCGAGAAACCAATCCTTGTACATTCCTGAGAGATACTTTTTCTTCACCCCCTCGCCCGTTAAGCGAGCCAACTTCTCCATGTCGGCCGACCCCTCGGCCGGCTGTCCCTCTACATCGTCCAACTCTTCACTTTTATCTAGATCTTCAGCCATTTCAATCGATAATTACAATTGAGCCTCCACGGCCTGTTTTTCTTTCTTTTCCTTTTCACCATTCAAACTAGGTTTGCCGTTGATTTTGTTCAGTTCCTCCAGCAAATCCTCCTCAATTCTGAGGTTTTCAATGATAAATTCCTGTCGCTCCGGAGTATTCTTTCCCATATAGAAAGTTAGAAGTTCCGAAATGATGTCGTCCTTGGTAATACGAACGGGGTCGAGCCTAATATCAGCTCCAATAAAGTTTCGGAACTCATCGGGTGAAATTTCACCAAGCCCTTTGAATCGAGTAATTTCCGGATTTGGACCCAACTCCTTAATGGCCTTTTCGCGCTCGTCGTCGTTATAGCAGTAAGCAGTTTTCTTCTTGTTTCGAACACGGAAAAGTGGCGTTTGCAGAATAAAGAGGTGCTCCTGCCGAATAAGGTCGGGGAAGAACTGCAGAAAAAAGGTTATGAGCAGCAGGCGAATGTGCATTCCATCAACGTCGGCATCGGTAGCAATCACCACCTTGTTGTAGCGAAGGTTATCCATATCCTCCTCTATGTTCAGCGCTGCTTGAAGCAGGTTGAACTCCTCGTTCTCATACACCACCTTCTTTGTCATGCCATAGGTATTCAGCGGTTTTCCCTTTAAGCTAAATACTGCCTGGGTATTCACATCGCGGCTCTTAGTGATGGATCCAGAAGCGGAATCTCCCTCCGTTATAAACAGGGTTGACTCCTCAGTAAGTGCATGCTTTTCGTTATAGTGAACGCGGCAATCGCGTAGCTTACGGTTGTGGAGACTGGACTTTTTAGCTCGCTCACGCGCCAACTTTTGGATACCAGAAATGGCCTTTCGCTCCTTTTCTGAGTCCATTATTTTACGGAGTAGACTTTCGGCACACTCCGAGTTGCGGTGCAGGAAGTTGTCAAGCGACTCCCTCAAAAAATCACCAATAAAGTTTCGAATGGAGCTACCCCCAGGGCTAAGATCCTTCGACCCCAACTTGGTTTTTGTCTGTGACTCAAAAATGGGCTCCTCTACCTTAATGCTTACTGCGGCAACAATGGAATTTCGAATATCGGAGGCATCAAAATCTTTGCGATAAAATTCGCGAATAGTCTTCACTATAGCCTCCCGAAATGAGGTTAAGTGTGTGCCACCTTGTGTGGTATGTTGTCCGTTTACAAACGAATAGTATTCCTCTCCATAATGAGTTCCATGGGTAATAGCCACTTCAATATCGGGACCTCTCAGCTGAATAATTGGGTAGAGTCCTTCCTCCGACATATTCTCATTAAGCAGGTCAACTAAGCCGTTGGCTGAGTAAAATTTTTGTCCATTGAAGAGGATGGTCAATCCGGTATTCAGGTAAACGTAGTTGCGCAGCATCGTTTCGAGATACTCCGGCTGAAAGGTGTAGGAACCAAAGATTGTCTCGTCGGGGGTAAACTGCACCAAGGTGCCGTTCTTCTGACCCGTCTCAGTCTGGGGTTGCTCCTCAACCGTTATGCCACCCGAAAAGGTAACAAGCTTTGTTTGTCCTTCACGGAACGCCTGAACAAGAAAAGATGAAGAGAGTGCATTAACCGCCTTAATACCCACACCATTCAATCCTATCGACTTCTTGAAAGCTTTGGAATCGTACTTCCCTCCAGTATTCATTTTAGAGGCCACGTCCACTACCTTACCCAGCGGAATTCCCCGTCCAAAGTCGCGTATCGAAATCGTTTTATCTTCCAGCTTAACCTCAATAACTTTCCCATAGCCCATCATGTACTCGTCGATGGAATTGTCGAACACCTCCTTGAAGAGGACATAAATGCCGTCATCTGGTGCCGTCCCATCGCCCAGTTTGCCGATGTACATACCCGGTCTACGGCGTATGTGCTCGTACCAAATGAGCGTTTGAATTGAATCTTCCGAATAATTCGCAGTCATATCTATTGAATTGCTGTCACAAATATAAGTATAAACAAGCGTAAAGAGGACTCATGGTTTATCAACAACTTATAAACCACTAATTAACAGTTAATGATCAAATGCTTGCTAGCTGTAGTATTCCGGAACCCACTGTTTGTGAATCTCCACCATCTGCTCCCTTACGATGGTTGAAAGTTCTACGGCGCTCTTCTGCTCGACAACCTCGGTGGGAATAGGCGGAAGCACCGTAATGGTGAACGTTTGTCTTCGTTTCGCAACAAACGCATCGCGAGGTAGTGCTTCGCTTGTTCCGTGCACTACCACCGGTAATATGGGCACCCTTGCCTCGCGAGCAACCAGAAAGGCACCCTCCTTAAATCGGTTCATTTTGCCATTTCTACTCCTTGTACCCTCGGGAAAGATCAAAATTGAATTTCCATCACCAAGAGAAGCCACACACTTTTCTACCATATGTCGTGCGCTGATGGCATTGCCACGCGAAATTCCTATATGCCTATTGATCCACAAATTCCAGCCAACTACAGGGACCTTGAATACTTCTGCCTTCGACACCCACTTAAAGGGTAGAGGAAGCCGATACATCAGCGGAATATCGAGCGAAGACTGGTGATTTACCACAACAACGTAACGTTGTCCCTTAACGATATTCTCGCGTCCATGCATACGAACCTTCCAGAAGGGGTTACCATAAATATAGAGCAACGCCCAACAGCTCGAAAATCGATGCAGCACATAAAGCCGTTTGTCGAAGGCGACCGTAAGCAGCCATACGGGCACCATTATACCGAAGAAAAGCACCGAGGATGTTATAGCCACCAACACCCACACCAGAGCCATATTAATTTTACCAAGCATGGAGACAAGAATAAGTTTGCAAGTTTACAATTTTTTGAAATGAATCCGTTACCACCAAGACAAATCCTACAGAACAAACTAAGTCACTTTTTTTGCAAACAGTTCTAATTTAGCTATTTTTGCCAATCTACCACCTGAAAATTATTTACCATGCGAGCATTAACCGTTTTATTTTTTGCATTCTGCAGTCTTGTTTTGAGCCCCTCTCTGGTAAATGCACAAGACAATGAGGTTCCGGACACTATCATAATGCTTACCGGGAAAAAACTTCTTGTAAATGTTTCTGGACTTACTTCTACTGATGTAAAGTATTTTGTGACTGGAGTTGCCAAGCAACAAACGGTAAAGAGAAAATCGGTGCAGATGATTCACTATCACACTGGTCGTCAAGAGGTGCTCAACAAACCACTGTTCACCATGATCAGTGCTAGCGATTACAGAAGTGTAATTATTACCGACAAGCCGGAAGAGGTCGATGGCCTATTCCCTCGTGGCAAGGTGGAATCGCGCTCGCCTAAGAGCGTGCGTAGCGCTAAGGACGCACAAAAGAATGCCGAAATTCGGCTCAAAAAGAAGGCGGCCAACCTTGGAGGTGTCATGATTCTGCTTACCAAAAAGGAGTTCAAGGGTGGATATGGTGAGGTGCCTATCTGCATTATGGAAGGAGTCGCCTACGGCACAGAGCCGGCGACGGAACAATCAAAAGAATCCGCTCCAAAATAAAAGCAAAAGCCACAGCAAATTGCCGTGGCTTTTTTGTTGTCACCAACAATGACTAAAAAAGACCGGGGACAAACTCTTCCACGGCAATACTTGAGAAATACTCACTAAAGGGAATAGCCTTAAGTCGATCCGTAACCTTGTCAACATCGTGAGGACAGCCGGTTAGCAGTGCCTCTACCTCCGTAATATCACGTTTATTGAAGAAGTCTCCGTAAATCTTTATCTCCTTAATGCTTCCCCGCTCTACGTTTAAGTGAAACTCCACATGTCCGCCACTGGTTTTAATACCCCGCTCAAGTTGATAATGAGGCGAGTAGCCAAAATTCCAATCCCACGTCGAGTATTTAGTATCGGTAAGCGAATTTATGGCAGTGAGATCCGCTTGGGAGTAGTCATAATCTACGGCGTCGCCATACATCTCCTGAATGTGGTTCATAATAAGGTCGCGAAACTGGAGCACATCCATCGACGTGGATAGGTGATCCGAAATATTGGTGACCCTTGACCGAACACTTTTCACCGCCTTGTCCTGATATTTGAGCGGGTTCACCTTTAGAGCATCGCTCAAGTCTGTCATCTTCGAGGAGAAAAGCAGCGTACCATGGTGGAGCACACGCCTTTTATACACATGCTCAGCATTGCCTGAAAACTTTTTTCCCTCAATGGTGAGATCGTTTCTCCCTTCGAACTTGGCATCTATCCCAAGAGTAAGTAACACATCGAGAATAGGCTTGGTAAATTTTTGAAAATCAACCAAATTGCCATCTTCGCCATTAACAATGAAGGTAAAGTTGAGATTTCCCAAATCGTGGAATACGGCACCGCCTCCCGATAGCCTACGAACAACCTTGATGCTATTATCTTTAATGAAGTCGAGGTTGATTTCGGCCAGCGTATTTTGGTGTTTTCCAACAATTACAGAAGGCTCATCTCTCCAAAGCATAAATATATCGTCGGAGAAATTTTTCAGAAGATACTCCTCTGCCGCAAGGTTAAAGTAAGGATTGGTATTGGGATGTTTAATACAAAGCATACCTATTTTGAATTAGCAGTTATAGAGCCACTAACAACGGTAGGATAGAAAAGCTCAACTATGTTGGACAAGTCTCGTAGCAGGGAAGTTTTCTCATGACAGTGTAAACCGAAAGTCCAATCAACGAGCCTACAATGGCACCACCAAGTATATCGCCAGGAAAGTGAAGCCCCATGTATATGCGGGTGTAGGACACTACCAAAGCCCAGCATAGGATTGCAATGGTGTACCAACGAGTTCGAAAAACCAACAGGCTGAACATGGCAAAGGAAAAGGTATTGGCGGCATGCGATGATACAAAGCCATACATTCCACCGCGCTGATCTCTCACTAAATGAATCAGCTGCTCCAAACCAAGGGTATGGGTTGGGCGCAAACGCTCAAAGACATTCTTAAAAAGGTGAACGGAAATTTGGTCGGACAGGGTTACGGTTAATATTGTCATCACCAGAATGATCCAACCCGTACGCCCAAACTTTTTAAAGAAAAAGTATACCACCACTGCATAGAGAGGAACGGAGGTAAACTTGTATGAAATCCAAAACATCACCCAGTCAAAGAAGGGAGAGTGGAGACCATTAAGAAACAGCAGCAGCTGTTTATCCAGATTTATAAGATAGTCAAGCATGGCTTACGAATTAAGTTCTTTCCAAAGAAGGTCTTTTAACTCCTTGATGCCGGTATTTGTAATTGAACTAATAAACATGTGGGGGATACCCGGCAGGTCTTTTGCAATTTCACTCTTGAGCTCCTCATCTAGCAAGTCGCTCTTCGATATGGCAAGCACACGTCGCTTATCGAGCAGCTCAGGGTTAAACATCTTTAACTCGTTGAGCAGCACCTCGTATTCCTGCTTTATGTCCTTGCTATCGCTTGGAATAAGGAAAAGCAGCATGGAATTTCGCTCAATGTGACGCAGGAAGCGAAGGCCTAACCCCTTCCCCTCGTGTGCTCCCTCAATAATTCCTGGAATATCAGCAATTACGAACGATTTAAAGTCGCGATACTCCACAATGCCCAGGTTCGGCTCTAATGTGGTAAATGCGTAGTCGGCAATCTTAGGCTTGGCGGAAGTAATAACCGAAAGCAGCGTCGATTTACCTGCGTTGGGAAAACCTACAAGTCCCACATCGGCCAATATTTTCAACTCGAGAATCACCCAGCCTTCACTGCCCTCTTCACCGGGCTGTGCAAAGCGAGGAGTTTGGTTTGTGGCTGATCTAAAATTCCAGTTTCCGAGACCGCCTCTACCACCTGGTCGTAAAACGACTTGTTCGCCATCGGAAGTTATTTCGCAAAGCACCTCACCTGTTTCTGCATCGCGGGCCACAGTACCCAGCGGCACTTCAATCATCCTATCCGCACCATCGGCACCTGTACTTCTACCACTGCTGCCCGATACTCCATCTTCTGCAAACACGTGCCTACGGTACTTAAGGTGAATCAGGGTCCACAGCTGCGCATTACCCTTCATTATAATATGGCCACCACGGCCACCATCACCTCCATCGGGCCCACCTTGCGCCACGAACTTCTCACGGTGTAGGTGGGTAGAACCCTGCCCCCCATTACCCGAACGACAGAATATCTTTACGTAATCAACAAAGTTAGACGATGACATTGTATGCGGTATATTTTGTGTGTTGCAACCCGTCCTCAAGGTAACATCCAAGAGAGCTAGGGTAGGAATATCGAAAAAAACCCGACCTACTTCTTTTTTGCAAACGACTCTACTCCAGAAACAATTCGATCGAAAATATCATCAATTGTTCCCATTCCATCAATGGCCAAATATTTATTTTGAGCCCTATAGTAATCAATTACAATGGCAGTTTGCCGATTGTAAACCTGAATTCTATTCTCAATAATCGACATGTTTCTATCGTCGCTACGGTCGTCCAACTTGCTCCTTGCCACTAGCCTATTCATGAGCTCCTTGTAGTCCACTTCCAACGACATCATCATTACAATGGCCGTCCCCTTTGCTTCAAGCATCTTGTCCAGCTCTCGTGCCTGAACGGTGGTTCGTGGAAAGCCATCGAAAACAATGCCGCTAAACTCATGGTGCACGTCAAGCAGATTTTCGATAAGCCCAATAACCATATCGTCGGGTACTAGCTCGCCCCTGTCGATATACTTTTTAGCCTCCTGACCAAGGGAGTTTCCCTCCTTAATGGCTTCGCGGAGCAACTCTCCGGTGGATACGTGCTTCAGATTGTATTTCGCAATCAACCGTTCCGACTGGGTTCCCTTGCCAGCCCCAGGAGGGCCAAACAAAACAATGTTAAGCATATAATCTTTAGGTATTGGGGTTGCCGAAAAATACTACCGGCTTACCAGGGTGTACACATCTTTTAAGTTTCTCCCCAGCTCATCGTAGTCGAGCCC encodes the following:
- a CDS encoding DNA topoisomerase IV subunit B, whose product is MTANYSEDSIQTLIWYEHIRRRPGMYIGKLGDGTAPDDGIYVLFKEVFDNSIDEYMMGYGKVIEVKLEDKTISIRDFGRGIPLGKVVDVASKMNTGGKYDSKAFKKSIGLNGVGIKAVNALSSSFLVQAFREGQTKLVTFSGGITVEEQPQTETGQKNGTLVQFTPDETIFGSYTFQPEYLETMLRNYVYLNTGLTILFNGQKFYSANGLVDLLNENMSEEGLYPIIQLRGPDIEVAITHGTHYGEEYYSFVNGQHTTQGGTHLTSFREAIVKTIREFYRKDFDASDIRNSIVAAVSIKVEEPIFESQTKTKLGSKDLSPGGSSIRNFIGDFLRESLDNFLHRNSECAESLLRKIMDSEKERKAISGIQKLARERAKKSSLHNRKLRDCRVHYNEKHALTEESTLFITEGDSASGSITKSRDVNTQAVFSLKGKPLNTYGMTKKVVYENEEFNLLQAALNIEEDMDNLRYNKVVIATDADVDGMHIRLLLITFFLQFFPDLIRQEHLFILQTPLFRVRNKKKTAYCYNDDEREKAIKELGPNPEITRFKGLGEISPDEFRNFIGADIRLDPVRITKDDIISELLTFYMGKNTPERQEFIIENLRIEEDLLEELNKINGKPSLNGEKEKKEKQAVEAQL
- a CDS encoding phosphatase PAP2 family protein, coding for MLDYLINLDKQLLLFLNGLHSPFFDWVMFWISYKFTSVPLYAVVVYFFFKKFGRTGWIILVMTILTVTLSDQISVHLFKNVFERLRPTHTLGLEQLIHLVRDQRGGMYGFVSSHAANTFSFAMFSLLVFRTRWYTIAILCWALVVSYTRIYMGLHFPGDILGGAIVGSLIGLSVYTVMRKLPCYETCPT
- a CDS encoding shikimate kinase; this encodes MNIYLVGFMASGKTTLGRQLAELLGMRYIDMDEHIELQTGKTIRQIFVTQGEEHFRKVENEILLDLTSQNGLVVATGGGSPCFYNNMEAMNTKGLTIYIKVSVEALVNRLADSKVDRPLLWGKSVDELTAYIKEMLRLREPYYSTAKLVITSDEPTAAEIAAAVRPKLN
- a CDS encoding lipoate--protein ligase, encoding MLCIKHPNTNPYFNLAAEEYLLKNFSDDIFMLWRDEPSVIVGKHQNTLAEINLDFIKDNSIKVVRRLSGGGAVFHDLGNLNFTFIVNGEDGNLVDFQKFTKPILDVLLTLGIDAKFEGRNDLTIEGKKFSGNAEHVYKRRVLHHGTLLFSSKMTDLSDALKVNPLKYQDKAVKSVRSRVTNISDHLSTSMDVLQFRDLIMNHIQEMYGDAVDYDYSQADLTAINSLTDTKYSTWDWNFGYSPHYQLERGIKTSGGHVEFHLNVERGSIKEIKIYGDFFNKRDITEVEALLTGCPHDVDKVTDRLKAIPFSEYFSSIAVEEFVPGLF
- a CDS encoding M14-type cytosolic carboxypeptidase, which translates into the protein MKISTSFDSGNIEVVSLSSHENIQLKIRKDTQSEFLQWFHFRLLGAQGYPCTIHLVNAGETSYPEGWVNYYACASYDRNTWFRVPTTFNGKELTIEITPKENSIFIAYFPPYSYERHLELVSTAQSEDICVLDSLGKTLEGRDIDFLTLGEFTKEKRKVWIIARQHPGETMAEWFMEGLIHRLLDSDDPVSRRLLEQCTFFLVPNANIDGSIHGNLRTNAGGVNLNREWGNPSPLTSPEVYYIMQKMNETGVDLFLDIHGDEAIPYCFASGIEGLPGYHGRLQMLQERFMELWEAFNPDFQTKHGYPKNEPGKGNLKIGSKAVAHRFDCLGLTIEMPFKDNANLPDRAFGWSPERSIKLGESVLNIILQIQNVLR
- a CDS encoding lysophospholipid acyltransferase family protein, whose translation is MLGKINMALVWVLVAITSSVLFFGIMVPVWLLTVAFDKRLYVLHRFSSCWALLYIYGNPFWKVRMHGRENIVKGQRYVVVVNHQSSLDIPLMYRLPLPFKWVSKAEVFKVPVVGWNLWINRHIGISRGNAISARHMVEKCVASLGDGNSILIFPEGTRSRNGKMNRFKEGAFLVAREARVPILPVVVHGTSEALPRDAFVAKRRQTFTITVLPPIPTEVVEQKSAVELSTIVREQMVEIHKQWVPEYYS
- the obgE gene encoding GTPase ObgE, with amino-acid sequence MSSSNFVDYVKIFCRSGNGGQGSTHLHREKFVAQGGPDGGDGGRGGHIIMKGNAQLWTLIHLKYRRHVFAEDGVSGSSGRSTGADGADRMIEVPLGTVARDAETGEVLCEITSDGEQVVLRPGGRGGLGNWNFRSATNQTPRFAQPGEEGSEGWVILELKILADVGLVGFPNAGKSTLLSVITSAKPKIADYAFTTLEPNLGIVEYRDFKSFVIADIPGIIEGAHEGKGLGLRFLRHIERNSMLLFLIPSDSKDIKQEYEVLLNELKMFNPELLDKRRVLAISKSDLLDEELKSEIAKDLPGIPHMFISSITNTGIKELKDLLWKELNS
- a CDS encoding adenylate kinase, with the translated sequence MLNIVLFGPPGAGKGTQSERLIAKYNLKHVSTGELLREAIKEGNSLGQEAKKYIDRGELVPDDMVIGLIENLLDVHHEFSGIVFDGFPRTTVQARELDKMLEAKGTAIVMMMSLEVDYKELMNRLVARSKLDDRSDDRNMSIIENRIQVYNRQTAIVIDYYRAQNKYLAIDGMGTIDDIFDRIVSGVESFAKKK
- a CDS encoding DNA gyrase/topoisomerase IV subunit A, which encodes MAEDLDKSEELDDVEGQPAEGSADMEKLARLTGEGVKKKYLSGMYKDWFLDYASYVILERAVPHVYDGLKPVQRRILHAMKRLDDGRFNKVANIIGYTMQYHPHGDASIGDALVQLGQKDLLIESQGNWGNILTGDSAAAPRYIEARLSKFANDVVFNPKTTEWMQSYDGRNQEPVTLPVKFPLLLAQGVEGIAVGLASKILPHNFIELIDASISYLKGEDFELYPDFPTGGLADCGRYNDGVRGGVVKVRARISKLDKKTLVITEIPFGKNTTTLIDSILKANDKGKIKIKKIDDNTAQNVEILIHLPAETSPDKTIDALYAFTDCEISISTNSCVIEDDKPHFYGVKMMLKATAEKTKFLLKRELEIRFFELEEEWHFSSLEKIFFEERIYRELEKNTETWEDILVAIERGFDPFRPKFNREITRSDVEKLTEKPVKKISKFDIKKADELIKGIEAEMKVVKNHLAHLVDYTIAYYEQIRKKHSKGRERKTELRSFESIQATQVVVANQKLYVNREEGFFGIGLRKDEYVCDCSDIDDIIVFLRSGKYIIAKVAEKSFFGKDIIHIGVFRRNDTRTIYNVVYRDGRNGAIMIKRCAITGITRDKEYDISKGTDGSQVLYMSVNPNGEAEVLKVFLKPRPKLKKPILDLDFSELAIKGRSSIGNIFSRYAIHKIQVKEKGVSTLGGQKIWFDADVLRLNADGRGTSLGEFGTNDRIVVFYKRGIYAVTSFDVSNHYDDDLIHIEKFDSEKVYSVLFFDAEQSFVYLKRFVVENIDKPQSFVGEAEGSYLVALSVDKWPQVEITFGGAHAHRLNELVDVSEFIGVKSFRARGKRLTTYVVGEAKFVEPLVKDEPVAAVDATEPEVPDSLPEGGNDEEQGEITQMSLEI